The DNA region ATGAAACCTCTCCTATAGCATATTTCTCGTGCTAAGAATatacatatttcttgtagtgtcccTAACCTACTTGAGTTTGTAACACgtggaaaataaaatttcccTGTACCTCGGCCGAACAGTTTAGTTCAGGCGGTACCAGCAACTGACCACAGAAAAACTATAAATAGAGGCATTTGAGACACAAACTTTCATTCATCGATAAACATTACTTATCAGATCGAAACTTGAGAataaattttagcaaaaaaaaaaaaagaaaaacttgagAATAAAAATGGCTAATTTCTCAGGCTTACacattctcttcttctccttcatcatAGCTACAGGTATACATGCATACATACATTTATCTCTTCTCTGCAAACATTTCAAATATAGATCACTTTTCTTACGATTAAAATTGCACTCATGAACTTTAGTCTGTTCCATGCAGAGAAAAAagtaattaacttttttttaactggCCTAAGTACCTAATTTAGTTATTTTCGATTGTTTATCTTGCAAGGTGCAATTTCCGTGGTCTCGGGTACAGTATTTACCATAGTGAACCGCTGCAGCTTCCCCGTTTGGCCTGGAATCCTCACCGGAGACAACGGTGTACAGCTCAACGGTGGCGGATTCGGCTTAACTCCAGGAGCTTCTATCGACGTAGTCGCTCCTGCGGGCTGGTCCGGCAGAATCTGGGGTCGAACCGGCTGCAATTTCGATGCTTTTGGCACCGGAAGATGTCTCACCGGAGACTGTGGTAACAAATTACAATGCTCCGGTGCAGGAGGAGTTCCACCGGCTACGCTAGCCGAATTCACAATCGGTCATGGCGGTGCGATGGACTTCTACGACGTAAGCCTTGTCGATGGTTACAACGTCCAGATGGAAATCAAGACGCAAGGAGGCTCAGGCGATTGCCAAAACGTGGGATGCGTTTCAGACCTGAACAAGATATGTCCCAACGAGCTAAGCGTTACTAACGGTGGGAATGTTGCGGCGTGTAAGAGCGCTTGCGAGGCATTTAAAACACCGCAGTATTGTTGCACAGGTGCATTCAATAAGCCGGAGACTTGTCCGCCCACGGATTACTCGAGGATCTTTAAAACAGCTTGCCCCAAGGCGTATAGCTACGCATACGATGATGCTACAAGCACTTTTACTTGTGCCAATGCTAATTACTCCATCATTTTCTGTCCTACCATTTAGTTTCCATTATCATTATATCAACGACGATTGGTAATTAATAATAATCTGTAATCgctgaaagaaaataaaaaagatttgcGGAATGAGGTAAATTCCGCAAATTATGATGAATAAactattaatgttttttttactcaataaaaatcaaatttttctttttgaaatttgttaATACTATGGTATATTGTGCTGAGAAGAAACGGAATATTATTGTGCACGAACCAAATAGGATGTAAATTGTTTCTGTTGTGAAAACTCTGAtcttattattgaatcaaagtgttccttatataggaaatacatggcgacatgggcctaaatacaatgggccataaacgggccaagattacaagtaaatatctaatgggctggacatccataaacataatattcataacactcccccttggatgccagaaccatatagagcttgtagtgtgcttaatgttgcctcattaaaatcttactcggaaaacccagtgggacaaaaccgaagtgaaggaaaaagagtacaacacacactactccccctgttctggacctccgttcttcaagtctggcgcatggacactttgatggtttagcttcatgggcgccaagtcttgaactggtccttctgttgccatgtcccaaacggataggtagacttcatagatgtgtagttggtgtagacatgatgaagaagtcggctaacatttctcatgactgaacttgtagtactttgtgcttcttcatcattctccaaatgtgtataacctgtttgagaccttgtataaacctgtaacatttattaaaaccaaacaatcccttttcttttgggtttggttagtataaatcaatctcaaacttttaATTCATTAGAAGGTAACTTAGGATATATTGATCATGTCCCATATTGTCTCATGTTCCGACATGCCAAACTTGTCTAAGTAAAGGTGTCAATGACACTTATAGCAGGgggacgtgtatggctttagtATCAATGTCTTATGGTCTGAACATATCCATAAAACTTATCCGACCTAGTATGGCTTTTCCacatcaaggcgccaatcataCCAATACATTGCACtttggtcggatgtgcataagCCTTAAAAGTACTTACATAAAGTCTTTCCTGGACCAAGGACACATGCCTTGTCCATAGCCATACCACGATCTGAATATAGTGGTTACTGGAACCAGTTTAGTCGGAACAAGATCGAACTAGGTCGAACGTGATCCTAGTTGATATGGATCTTTGGTCGTtaatctgatggattcatcctcttattctcttttgaccatatcacattctattctcggtactttggatcatagatctcaatacatattcatggctatcATCTCCACTATAGATCATTGTATTCTTATCATAGCCTGTCCAAGAATCAGTCGATCTAATCATCATTTCTttaagtatgaacacaaggaatttccttcataatatatgcatggactgttcagggacgttcttgtagaactcctttcactaagtattacttagtcttatcctttacatgcattatatgcTTTATATGCATCTGCCTttcgtttcagtccatgaatagcttaggaacaaaactattctatgagaatttcttttctcatctttctgatacttttatcatttctttatccagtgatcaatcatgctgcttactacatttctcttttcttatatccagacctttatcactttcggatttgtagtagcatccaccacataggagtatatctccttataatctgttccttggtctttgtgagtatccttgtgtaatcaagccattccttgaatgctttaaataggaatatgaacaccttagtccatgtctcacgatttcttttcctttcccacacaggacccatttttcactggttttatcttatcagatggtgtttctatatatggccaatacacccatctcttttatagattctttgaatctttcttaaacccccacaatttcttttattctatgaatgcattcttgtattctcgtgggttctgatcctcgcttatatcttttaaactcaagtgctattttcttatgcatctttatcttttgtgtatgtatgtgtcgacacttcttttatagtgttccattgtgttccagacatgaactaatcgattagagatttcattcttactaagaacctttattaccttgcagtttggcgtcccaaactacatggtctggtatcttagatgttcagctgcgcagccttatctaaatgtctggtatggtttcccttatgacctcggatatgtcatttatttgcacctttctttttatttccgaggttccttatcttatggaacatattggtctatctttagactctatagcaacttgattatgtctcttctag from Raphanus sativus cultivar WK10039 chromosome 8, ASM80110v3, whole genome shotgun sequence includes:
- the LOC108820977 gene encoding pathogenesis-related protein 5-like → MANFSGLHILFFSFIIATGAISVVSGTVFTIVNRCSFPVWPGILTGDNGVQLNGGGFGLTPGASIDVVAPAGWSGRIWGRTGCNFDAFGTGRCLTGDCGNKLQCSGAGGVPPATLAEFTIGHGGAMDFYDVSLVDGYNVQMEIKTQGGSGDCQNVGCVSDLNKICPNELSVTNGGNVAACKSACEAFKTPQYCCTGAFNKPETCPPTDYSRIFKTACPKAYSYAYDDATSTFTCANANYSIIFCPTI